Genomic segment of Gemmatimonadaceae bacterium:
GTCCACCACCAAGAGCGCCGTGCTCGGATTCCTGTACCTGTTCGTGTTCTCGCTCGGCATGTCCACGCTGCTCGTGGTGCTCGGCGCCTCCTCGGGCTCGCTCGCCCGGCTACCACGCGCCGGCGCCTGGATGGTCTGGATCAAGAAGTTCTTCGCCCTCGCCATGCTGGCGGTGGCCGAATACTACCTGTTCAAGATGGGGCAGTTGGTCATATGAAAATGCATATGTCTCTCCTGTGGGCCGCCGTGCCCCTCGTGCTCGCCGCCGCGGCCCCCGCCGGCGCCCAGGATCTGGGCATCGCCGTGGGCAGCCAGGCGCCCAACGTCGCCATGCACACCCTCGACGGCGCCCCCGCCACGCTCGCCGCCTACATCGGCAAGACGCCCACGCTCATCGAGTTCTGGGCCACCTGGTGCCCCAACTGCAAGGAACTCCAACCCGCCATGAAGGCCGCCGCCGCCAAATACGGCACCCGCGTCAAGTTCGTGGGCATCGCCGTCTCGGTGAACGAGAACCCCAAACGCGTGAAGGCGTTCGTGGCCAAGTACGGCATTCCGGGCGATCAGTTCTTCGACACCGACGGCGACGCCAGCGGCAAGTTCGACGCCCCCGCCACGTCGTACGTGGTGGTGCTCGACCGCGCGGGCAAGGTGGTCTACACCGGGCTCGGCGGCACGCAGGACCTCGACGCCGCGATCAAGAAGGCGCTGTAGGGCGAGCCCGGGCCGCCGCTACCATTGCCACCCGATCATGACCGGGATGGCATACGCATTTCCAGATGGGCTGGGCACCCCATAATAGCGGACCTCCACGTACCACCACCCGCTCGCCCGGGGAACGCGGAACCCGATGCCGCCGTTCCAGCCCACGCCGTTGCTGGTCGCGAGTTCCGCCAACGTCGCGCCTCCGGGGTTGACGCCCGTCTGCAGTATCTGCGTGTGATAGTACCCCACCCCACCCACGAGATACGTCGTGGCCGTCGGCTTCGCCGGCGGCGTTCCGGTCATGTCGAGGGTGGCGTCCAGGTTCACCCCGGCCACCATGGGGTTGCCGTCGCACGGCGTCCCGAACCCACAAGCCCGACCCCCGCCTGTCGGGAAGTACTGGAGCACTCCTTCCACTCGCAGCCCCACGGCGTTGTCCGGCGACTTCACGCCGAACCCCGCGAGCGCACTGAGGCCCGCCGAGCCATGCGCGCCGAGCGCGCCACCGGCAATCGCGGCGCCCACCGCGGCATGGAGTTCCGTGTTGGGGTTTCCCTGCGCGCCGAGCGGCGCGGCCGCGAACACAGCGCCAAGGGCCGCTGCCCGGCACATTCCGACAATCGTGGTCATGACACGTCCTCCATATGCGGCACCCGCCGCAGTGTGCGCCAGG
This window contains:
- a CDS encoding TlpA disulfide reductase family protein — encoded protein: MHMSLLWAAVPLVLAAAAPAGAQDLGIAVGSQAPNVAMHTLDGAPATLAAYIGKTPTLIEFWATWCPNCKELQPAMKAAAAKYGTRVKFVGIAVSVNENPKRVKAFVAKYGIPGDQFFDTDGDASGKFDAPATSYVVVLDRAGKVVYTGLGGTQDLDAAIKKAL